GAAAAGACTGAAATCCATATTTTCGTTAAACACAGTGATGGAGAAGGTAAGGACTTCTATTATATTGGCCAAGCGAATCCTATATGCCATCGTGAAACTACTATTGATGATGATCATGGTAATAAGTTACCTATTGTTAATTTTAGGTATAAATTAGCTCACACATGTAAAGAAGAGATTTATAATTATTTTATGGATAAATTAGATGAGGAATAAAAGGAGTTAATTTTTGATATAATTTAATTAAGTTTATACTCAATTAAACGACATATATTCATAATAAATATCATTTTAATTTATACAGTCTTTATTTTACTTAAATTTAAATAAAAATATATAATAATTTATTTTCAACTTATAGATAAAATTATTTAAAACTTCCTTTTTCACCAAATTTTTTAAAAAAGTTGGATCAAAACTTTTATTTTCTCTCATCTTCCACCAAATTTTTTAAAAAAGTTGGAATATTATAATCATTTCGTAATTTTAAAATTTTTTTAAAAAAAATAGTTTATTCAAATTTCAGACGATTGAATATATTCTCCATATGTTCAATCGCTTCGCCCACTTCTTCTGGACTTATATCTTTAAATGGTTCATAATCCGCTTTTTTTCTCAAGTGAGCTAATCTTGTTAGATCTGATTTGACATTCTTCTCCCCAAAATTGTATAATGCATTTCTTACCTGCTTATGTTCACTAATTGCCTCTTTCTTGTTCTTGAAATTCCAAGGAGATTTTACTTTAAATTTTTTAACATCTCTAAGCCATAGTTGGCAATATAGAAATGAGCTATAGTATGCTCGATTGATTATGCTGGCATTGGCACACCATTCATTGCAATGTTTAGGTATCAGCTGACCCTTTAACATGAGCATTTGCATTGTAAACAGGTATAATTGATATTGAGGATATTTCCTTATATCCATAATATCACCTAAACAGGATGACTGCATTTCTGCAGTATTCATCAATTTTGGATTTCCTTGAAAATTCACCCATATGCTCATAAATTTCTGAAAGTGCTGAGTCCAGAATTTCCTTTTCACTCCCATTTAGCTTGTTGAAATAGTAGAGATAGTCTAAAGTTTCTATGTCCTGTTCCTCCACCAGTGTCATTTCACCCAGGAAATCATATTTTTTTACAAATC
The Methanobrevibacter ruminantium DNA segment above includes these coding regions:
- a CDS encoding HEPN domain-containing protein, with product MDIRKYPQYQLYLFTMQMLMLKGQLIPKHCNEWCANASIINRAYYSSFLYCQLWLRDVKKFKVKSPWNFKNKKEAISEHKQVRNALYNFGEKNVKSDLTRLAHLRKKADYEPFKDISPEEVGEAIEHMENIFNRLKFE